A region from the Streptosporangium sp. NBC_01756 genome encodes:
- a CDS encoding SDR family NAD(P)-dependent oxidoreductase produces the protein MTTARVWFITGASRGLGRAFAEEALAAGDRVVAAARNIEPLDDLAGEHPDDLVRLPLDVSDRQAVFEGVERAVAAFGRLDVVVNNAGGLLYGMVEEATEEQIRAHLDVNFFGAVWVSQAVLPHLRTQGSGRILQVTSMGSGGGMASVGFYGAGKVALDSLSEALAMEVDRFGIKVTIVEMGGYDTGLFTTGTTATEPLPHYEALRAEMAEMWGDDAGPDPSTAAPVIMELAALPDPPRRLIVGSRSYDQVQELNRARTGLYQAWEHLSRMAPG, from the coding sequence ATGACGACTGCCAGAGTGTGGTTCATCACCGGTGCTTCCCGAGGGCTGGGCAGGGCGTTCGCAGAAGAGGCACTCGCCGCCGGGGATCGTGTGGTGGCCGCTGCCCGCAACATCGAGCCGCTCGATGATCTGGCCGGTGAGCATCCGGACGATCTGGTCCGGCTTCCGCTGGATGTCTCCGACCGCCAAGCCGTGTTCGAAGGGGTGGAGCGGGCGGTGGCCGCCTTCGGAAGGCTCGATGTCGTGGTCAACAACGCCGGCGGGCTGTTGTACGGGATGGTGGAGGAGGCCACCGAGGAGCAGATTCGAGCTCATCTCGACGTGAACTTCTTCGGCGCCGTCTGGGTTTCCCAGGCCGTGCTGCCCCACCTGCGCACGCAGGGGTCCGGCCGCATCCTGCAGGTCACCTCGATGGGCAGCGGCGGGGGCATGGCCTCCGTCGGCTTCTACGGTGCGGGCAAAGTGGCGCTGGACTCGCTCAGCGAGGCGCTGGCGATGGAGGTCGATCGGTTCGGAATCAAGGTCACCATCGTGGAGATGGGAGGCTACGACACCGGTCTTTTCACCACAGGCACCACCGCGACCGAGCCTCTTCCGCACTACGAGGCCCTGCGCGCCGAAATGGCAGAGATGTGGGGCGACGACGCCGGCCCGGACCCGAGCACGGCCGCTCCCGTCATCATGGAACTGGCCGCTCTGCCGGACCCGCCCCGGCGGCTCATCGTCGGCAGCCGATCCTATGACCAGGTTCAAGAGCTGAACCGGGCCCGGACCGGGTTGTACCAGGCCTGGGAACATCTCAGTCGCATGGCCCCGGGCTGA